The following DNA comes from Verrucomicrobiota bacterium.
ACGCAAAACCGCGCTGAGACACGCATGTTTCGCAATGTCTCCGCGAAGCCGGGCCTTCGGGTCAAATTGAAAGGGCCGCCCGGAAATCCAACTGGAATCGGCGCTGTGATCTGGCCGATCTTCCCGGACGGCAATGGACCGGCGCGAGAAATCCACGCCGGCTCGGGATATTGGTCCCAGGACAGTGCGGTGCAGGTGCTCGCTCTTCGCGACGGACCGATGCGTGTGGCCGTGCGCTGGCCGGGGGGCCGAGTGACGACTACGGAGATTCCGGCGGGAGCCAAGGAAGAAACCATCGACGCCGCGGGCAATCGAGCGAGGTGAACCGTTGACCTGCTCCAGCTTGTTTGGGACGCTGCCTGGGCGTGGGTTATTATGCGATCCTCTCGCCTGCCTTTATCGGGCACCTGAATCCGATGACGGTCCTCGCGCGCGCGTTGCAAAAACGCGGGCACCGCGTCGCCTTCCTCGCCCCTCGGGACGCGGAGACAAAAGTCGCGAGAGCCGGACTGGAATTCATTCCCATCGCGCTGGCCGAATTTCCGCGCGGCGAATGGGAGCGGAAGACTGCGCTGATGGGGCGATTGACGGGATTGAAAGCAAGCCGGTTTGCCGGCCATTGGCTCGCGGAGTTCGCCCGCGGCATTCTTCGTGACCTGCCGGAAACCATCCGCCGCGAGCGGTTCGATGGATTGGTCATGGACCAGGTCAGCATCGGAGCGGAAAGCGTTTTCCAGGCGTTGGATTTTCCACTGGCGGTGGCTTGCAGCGCGCTGATGTTTCACACCGAATCGCGCGTTCCGCCCTGCAACCGCTCGTGGCGTTACCGGCCCTCGCTTCTCTTTCGCGTGCGGAATCTGGTTGGCCAATTGATTCTCAATCTGACCGGCTGGCCGCTTCTCTCCGCGGTGGTCCCCTTTCGATACCGGCATCGCCTTCCGCCGATGGGCTTCTCTCACATCAACGAAATGCCTCCCAGCCTGGTGATCACCCATGGCGGTTTGAACACGGTTTTGGAATGCCTGAGCGAAGGTGTGCCCATGGTCGCCTTGCCGATAACCAACGACCAGCCCGGCGTCGCGTCGCGAATCGCGCACCTTGGCGTCGGCGAGTGTATTCCGATCAAGAAACTGACCGCGCCAACACTTCGAGCCGCCGTGGGTCGCGTCTTAGCGTCAGCCGCGCATAAGGAGCGCGCAACGCAATTTGCCGGCGAGATTGGCCGCAGGGACGGCCCGTCCGAAGCCGCCGGGCTAATTGAAACGGCATTCACCACCCGAAAGCGCGTGAAACACTTTGAAACGTGACGGTCACCATTGCAAACCCTTCGCCGTCCCTCGTCGCTTTCATGCGGTCGAGGGTGTCGCGTGAAACCAGCTTTCCTTCAAACAGCGCCTGGATGAATTTGGCCAGGTCGCCGGGTGTTGAAACGATCGCGCCGGCGCTGAAGAGGATGCTGGGATGGGTTTCAGTCACCGGTTGCCAGTCGCCGCCGAAGTGAATGTAGGTCAGCGCTTCGTTTTTGTTCACATTGATGTTTCCGGTCGTCAGGTAGGTATCCTTAAGTCCGATCTTTGAAGCGATTCTCTCTTCGAGGGCTTCGGCGTACGATTTGCCAGTTATCTTTTCGAGGATGAGACCTAAAAAAGCACCTCATAATAATTGTTGCGTTCTCCCTGGCGTACGACGACGGCATGTCAGAGGTAACGGAACAGGGGCGGAAAGAGGATCACGACCATCGCCGCCCACGCGCCGTAAACCGGCAGGTAATCCGTCTGCCATTTTTCGAGAGCAATGAACGATCCGCGTCCTCTCAGGAAGCGGAGGTAAAGCACAGCGGACCACGCCAGGTTGACCAGGAGAATCACATCCACGCCGAGCACGGCCACGCGGTTCGGGCTGAAGCCGAACTCGGTGATGCGCGCGACGATGGCCCACAGCACTACCGCGTTGGCCAACAGGGCGCTGACCACCAGCACGATCTGCAGCACATCGAAGGCACCTGGGGGTGACCGAGGGTCACGGGCGGAGACGGAATAGAGCAGAAGGCCAAGGACCACCACCAGGAGCAGGTCGAATGCGATGAGCATGTCTCGCTCGATGTTGACGCCGCGGCCGGTCCACAGGAGTGCTCCCAAGAATGTGCTGAGCGCGGCGGCGAACAGCGGCGTGAACAGACGCGTCAACACGGGCGCCACGTTTTCGATCACGTTCTGCTTGGCCTCCACCAGCCAGGATCCGACCACGACGGCCCCGGCCGCTCCGCACGGCAGGAGCCACGACCCAATGAACTGATCGGGGGCCGTTCCCAGGATGCGGAAGAACAACGCCACAAATGCCGTGAAGACGCCGCCGCCGAGCGCGATCAGCACATAATATATGAACAGCTCGCCCGAGAAACGAATGAAGTCCATGCGGCCCGCGACCTGGCTCCAGCGGCTGCCGGCGTACGCCATGCCGACTACCAGCCAGAGCGCGATTGGCAGGTGCACCGCGGTGAGCACCTCGGTGGAACTGGCCCGGGCGAAAGGATACACGTTGGCGAATACACCGGCGACGGCGAACGCCACGCCTAGCCAGCAAAGAGTGCGGGTTTCGAGCCGCCCTTTCCAAGCGAAGTAAATGGTCAGGAGCGGCAACACCAAAAGGCCTGCGTTGCGGACATAGAAACGGACGTCTCCATCGTTATGTTCGTCCAATTGCAGCCCGAACAACGCGGGCACCTTGATGGCCACTGCCGCAGCCACCGCAAGACAGAATGCGACGATGACGTCTGTTGGGCCCGGCACTCGTGACTCTCCGGAATCCGAAGGCCCGAGCAGGAGCTGTTTCCAGAGACGGTTCGAGTGCGCGCGCGCGAACTCCCGAGAGAGGGCATCGCGGCTGCCCATGCGCTTCACCGCAATCAGAAACGCTTCGTCGGTCGCAAGCCCCGCCTCGAGGAGACCCGCGATCTGTTGGCGCAGATGATTTTCCAGCTCCGCTACATCGACCATGTGGGTCGCCTGCCGACGGCCGAGATAGCTCCGCCACTGCTCGATCTGCTCCTCGATCGATACGGCCTGGCGTGGAGTCTGCATCGTCAGAACTCCCGGACTCGCTGGAGGATCGCATAGCCAACCTCATCCTCTTTGAGTTCCGTGTTTCCTGCTATTGTCTTGTCTTCCGCGTTGCATGCGCTTGCCTTGTTGATTCCCTCACACCGCCAGATCGAATATCGTTGAGCCTCGTTTGGACGCATCCTGCAACTGAGCGTCAGCCGATTCCGCGTTCATCTCCGTTGGAAAGGCGTGCGTCGAGGCGATCTCTTTGAGCCGTCCCTCGACTTCGTTGATGAGATAATCGGGGGTAGACGTGCCGGCGGTGATTCCAGCCGTTTGCGCGTCGTAAAACCAATCCTCGCGAAGGTCCTGCGCGGTCTGCACGTGATAAACGCGCTCGCAAAACCGGCGGCATGTGGCGACAAGTTCCCGCGTGTTGTTGCTGTGCGCGCCGCCGATCACGATCACGACATCGCAGCGGCGGGCAAGTTCTACGGCAGCAGTTTGCCTCTGCTTTGTCGGTTGACACACCGTGTCCGCGAACCGGACTTCCGAGTTCGGAAATCGGCGTTGGATCATAGCGACCAGTTGCCGAACCTTCTGAATCGGCTGCGTCGTTTGCGCGGCCACACCGAATCGCGGGCGCTCTTGAAGAAGCTCGACGTCCGCCTCTGAAAGGATCACGTCGAACGCCGTGAGATCCTCAACGATGCCGCGAACCTCGACATGGTCGCGTTTGCCCACAATGACGGGATGATAACCCTCCCGCACCAACTGACGAACGGCCCGGTGCGCGTGATGAACGAGCGGGCAGGTCGCCTCCACGATGTTGTGGCCTCGCTGGCGAACGCGGTCCAGAGCCTTTTCGGACGCGCCGTGAGCGGTGATCATCACCGTGGAGGTCGTGACGTTGTCCAGTTGATGTTTGATTTCGACGCCCTCGCGGCGCAGCGATTCCAAAACGTTTTCGTTGTGGACGAGCTCGCCCAGGACGGTCAAGGGCCTTTGAGTTGCGGTGGTGAGCGCGAGGTGGATGGCGTCGCGCACTCCAAAACACATTCCCAAATGTTCAGCACGAAGAATTCTCATATGCGTCAATCGTTCTTGAGTTTGAAAGTCAATCCCACTGAAGGCCAAGTATCCGGGAGCTTGGAGCAGTCGCTATGGGACATGAACCCACCTTGGCGTTGCTCAGTGCGTGTCTGAAGATTGGGTAGCGCGGGCGACTCGTCCGCCCCAGTCGGCGACCCGTCGACCGGAAGTGCGTAAGGCCGCCTCTTGGAAAGGCCGTCGTTATCGACTCCAAGCATCGCTGTCGTTCCGTCCGGCGAGTCGCCGGACAGACAGGCGGGTCGCCTGTACTACCCTGGATCGAATTTCCGGACCCGCTCTTAGGGGTTGGCGCGCTGGGGTGAGTGGGCAACACGTTTTCGCCGAGTTCTTTGCACTGCAAAGCCAATGGCGGCGCGGGTGAGTGCGAGGCAAAAAGATGGTTCATTTCTTCCGGTGTTGCTCGACGATCTGCGAGAGCAGCTCGATGTAATTGGCGAAGGCAGCCCTTCCGCTGGGGGTCAGAGAGCAAGTTGTCAGAGGGCGCCGCTCCTGAAAGGTCTTGGTGACGGCGACATAACCCGCTTCTTGAAGGGTCCGGAGGTGGACGCTCAGGTTGCCGTCAGTCATGTT
Coding sequences within:
- a CDS encoding glycosyltransferase family 1 protein — translated: MGRCLGVGYYAILSPAFIGHLNPMTVLARALQKRGHRVAFLAPRDAETKVARAGLEFIPIALAEFPRGEWERKTALMGRLTGLKASRFAGHWLAEFARGILRDLPETIRRERFDGLVMDQVSIGAESVFQALDFPLAVACSALMFHTESRVPPCNRSWRYRPSLLFRVRNLVGQLILNLTGWPLLSAVVPFRYRHRLPPMGFSHINEMPPSLVITHGGLNTVLECLSEGVPMVALPITNDQPGVASRIAHLGVGECIPIKKLTAPTLRAAVGRVLASAAHKERATQFAGEIGRRDGPSEAAGLIETAFTTRKRVKHFET
- a CDS encoding beta-lactamase family protein, whose translation is MLEKITGKSYAEALEERIASKIGLKDTYLTTGNINVNKNEALTYIHFGGDWQPVTETHPSILFSAGAIVSTPGDLAKFIQALFEGKLVSRDTLDRMKATRDGEGFAMVTVTFQSVSRAFGW
- the ispH gene encoding 4-hydroxy-3-methylbut-2-enyl diphosphate reductase — its product is MRILRAEHLGMCFGVRDAIHLALTTATQRPLTVLGELVHNENVLESLRREGVEIKHQLDNVTTSTVMITAHGASEKALDRVRQRGHNIVEATCPLVHHAHRAVRQLVREGYHPVIVGKRDHVEVRGIVEDLTAFDVILSEADVELLQERPRFGVAAQTTQPIQKVRQLVAMIQRRFPNSEVRFADTVCQPTKQRQTAAVELARRCDVVIVIGGAHSNNTRELVATCRRFCERVYHVQTAQDLREDWFYDAQTAGITAGTSTPDYLINEVEGRLKEIASTHAFPTEMNAESADAQLQDASKRGSTIFDLAV
- a CDS encoding transcriptional regulator, whose protein sequence is MAIMSLLAATPELSFTEMRNTLNMTDGNLSVHLRTLQEAGYVAVTKTFQERRPLTTCSLTPSGRAAFANYIELLSQIVEQHRKK